The following proteins come from a genomic window of Rutidosis leptorrhynchoides isolate AG116_Rl617_1_P2 chromosome 10, CSIRO_AGI_Rlap_v1, whole genome shotgun sequence:
- the LOC139871632 gene encoding general transcription and DNA repair factor IIH helicase/translocase subunit XPB1-like has protein sequence MGQGEESGRPSKKRKLSSSSSSKEEYRAAIDEEEASYEEFSCDYDRDGDGEGNNRDYTNLELKADHANRPLWACADGRIFLETFSSFYKQAYDFLIAIAEPVCRPELMHEYNITPHSLYAAVSVGLETETIISVLNKLSKTKLPKEMIDFVHDSKANYGKVKLVLKKNRYLVESPFPEVLKILLSDEVISRARISSEGGDGFTVSSTGEIEGIHDELLNEAHSFEIDSSQVENVKQRCLPNALNYPMLEEYDFLNDTINPNLEMKLKPEAQPRPYQEKSLSNMFGNGRARSGIIVLPCGAGKSLVGVSAACRIKKSCLCLATNAVSVDQWANQFKLWSNIRDEHICRFTSDNKERFCGNAGVVVTTYNMVAFSGKRFEESEKIIEEIRNREWGLLLMDEVHVVPAHMFRKVISITKSHCKLGLTATLVREDERITDLNFLIGPKLYEANWLDLVKGGFIANVLCAEVWCPMTKDFFTEYLKKENSKKKQTLYVMNPNKFRACEYLIRSHEERGDKIIVFADNLFALKIYAEKLEKPMIYGDTRHDERTKILEAFKTSKEVNTVFLSKVGDNSIDIPEANVIIQISSHAGSRRQEAQRLGRILRAKGRLEDRMAGGKEEYNAFFYSLVSTDTQEMYYSTKRQQFLIDQGYSFKVITSLPPPNTVPELSYHRLEEQLSLLKKVLSAGDDKILEDDTGVKGGLKSKPKDPAKRHQLFKKRARSAAQLRL, from the exons ATGGGACAAG GTGAAGAAAGTGGAAGACCTAGCAAGAAGCgcaaattatcatcatcatcatcatccaag GAGGAGTATAGAGCTGCAATCGATGAAGAAGAGGCATCTTATGAAGAATTTAGTTGTGATTATGATCGTGAtg GTGATGGTGAGGGCAATAATAGAGATTATACGAATTTGGAACTTAAAGCCGATCACGCCAATCGCCCGTTATGGGCGTGCGCAGATGGCCGGATCTTTCTCGAGACGTTTTCATCATTCTATAAACAAGCTTATGACTTCTTAATTGCTATTGCAGAacctgtttgcag GCCAGAATTAATGCATGAATACAACATCACTCCTCACTCACTTTATGCGGCTGTATCAGTGGGTCTAGAAACTGAGACCATTATATCTGTTTTGAACAAGCTTTCAAAGACTAAACTACCAAAGGAGATGATCGATTTCGTTCATGATTCAAAAGCCAATTATGGTAAAGTGAAGCTTGTACTGAAGAAAAATCGGTACTTGGTTGAATCTCCATTTCCAGAG GTTTTGAAGATATTGTTAAGTGATGAAGTGATATCTCGAGCAAGAATTTCCAGTGAG GGGGGTGATGGATTCACTGTTAGCTCAACTGGCGAAATTGAAGGCATACATGATGAATTACTAAATGAAGCTCATTCGTTTGAAATAGATTCTTCTCAG GTCGAAAATGTAAAGCAAAGATGCTTACCAAATGCTCTAAACTATCCCATGTTGGAAGAATACGATTTTCTTAATGATACA ATCAATCCAAATCTTGAGATGAAATTAAAGCCTGAAGCACAACCGCGTCCCTATCAAGAAAAAAGTCTTAGCAATATGTTTGGAAATG GTAGAGCAAGGTCTGGCATCATTGTGTTGCCATGTGGTGCCGGGAAATCATTAGTCGGTGTTTCTGCCGC atgtcGAATAAAGAAAAGCTGTCTCTGTTTAGCAACAAATGCTGTTTCGGTTGACCAATGGGCTAATCAATTCAAGTTGTGGTCAAACATTCGGGACGAACATATATGTCGGTTTACGTCCGACAACAAAGAAAGATTTTGTGGAAATGCAGGAGTAGTTGTAACTACATATAACATGGTCGCTTTTAGTGGTAAACGATTTGAAGAATCCGAAAAGATTATTGAAGAGATCAGGAATAGAGAATGGGGTTTGCTACTTATGGACGAG GTGCACGTGGTTCCTGCACACATGTTTCGAAAAGTCATTAGCATCACCAAATCTCACTGCAAGCTTGGGCTTACAG CTACACTTGTTAGAGAGGATGAAAGAATTACAGATTTGAATTTTCTCATTGGTCCCAAGTTGTATGAGGCAAATTGGCTGGATTTAGTAAAAGGAGGATTTATCGCCAACGTATTATGTGCTGAAGTGTGGTGCCCTATGACGAAGGACTTCTTTACTGAATATTTAAAGAAGGAAAACTCCAAGAAGAAGCAG ACGCTATATGTGATGAACCCAAACAAGTTCAGAGCTTGCGAGTACCTTATTCGATCCCATGAAGAGCGTGGAGATAAGATTATTGTTTTTGCTGACAatctttttgcactcaaaatatacgCAGAGAAACTTGAAAAACCGATGATCTATGGTGATACCAG ACATGATGAAAGGACAAAGATACTAGAGGCTTTCAAAACTAGCAAGGAAGTCAACACTGTTTTTCTTTCAAAA GTGGGTGATAACTCGATAGATATTCCTGAGGCGAATGTGATTATTCAAATATCGTCACATGCTGGTTCAAGACGTCAAGAGGCTCAACGTCTTGGACGTATTCTTAGGGCCAAG GGTCGTCTTGAAGACAGAATGGCGGGTGGAAAAGAAGAGTACAATGCATTTTTTTACTCCCTAGTATCTACAGATACACAG GAAATGTACTACTCAACTAAGAGGCAGCAGTTTCTTATCGATCAAGGTTATAGTTTCAAG GTGATAACAAGCCTGCCTCCTCCAAATACAGTGCCGGAGTTGAGCTATCATCGTCTTGAGGAACAACTTTCTCTTCTTAAGAAG GTGTTAAGTGCTGGAGATGATAAAATACTAGAAGATGATACCGGTGTTAAGGGAGGCTTAAAGAGCAAGCCTAAAGATCCAGCAAAGCGACACCAACTTTTCAAAAAACG TGCGAGATCAGCAGCACAACTGAGGTTATAG
- the LOC139872435 gene encoding mitogen-activated protein kinase kinase kinase NPK1 produces MQDFLGSVRRSLVFKPSAVADGVNDDGVDGSFGGFVEKIGSSIRKSKIGLFNMSSIQALPPPPSPIDKSRLAGKKKKNNEDGGSRIRWRKGELIGCGAFGRVYMGMNLDSGELLAVKQVSVVVNVASKDKTQAHIRELEEEVNLLKNLSHPNIVRYVGTAREEDSLNIFLEFVSGGSISSLLGKFGSFPESVLRMYTKQILLGLEYLHKNGIMHRDIKGANILVDNKGQIRLADFGASKKVVELATMTGAKSMKGTPYWMAPEVILQTGHSFSADIWSVGCTVIEMATGKPPWSQQYQEVAALFHIGTTKAHPPIPDHLSTEAKDFLLKCLQKEPDFRPDASELLQHPFVIGEYKETHSIFRASVVNTPVNQIPTSRKEPSNLINREMITHGTNSVRCSTIYPEKYSGGPMWGSSRYDDDMCQMDDNDLMADSSMNVDSSLLSDAPNKSFNPMMEPDDDWTCQFDASPEVVKSETKLFPDQVSEMASECAGAFGNADNGFTFPNGVSGVEEDEELTEIKIRAFLDEKALELKKMQTPLYEEFYNSLNAAISPVWNENKENSSNNLNLPPKSKSPNRFLKKRLSSAVDVSDIGSPVNNSRRGSHITCLSPQKENVVDRDTISPSASFSERQRRWKEELAEELERKRELLRQAGVVKTSSPKDRMTNNRQKRFMFPDN; encoded by the exons ATGCAAGATTTCCTCGGTTCTGTTCGTCGATCGTTGGTATTCAAACCCTCAGCCGTTGCCGACGGCGTAAATGACGACGGAGTCGATGGCTCGTTCGGTGGATTTGTCGAAAAGATCGGCTCCAGTATCCGTAAATCGAAAATCGGACTATTTAATATGTCTTCGATTCAAGCATTACCTCCTCCACCGTCACCGATTGATAAAAGTAGACTggcagggaagaagaagaagaataatgaAGATGGTGGATCGCGGATCCGGTGGCGGAAAGGTGAATTAATCGGTTGCGGAGCGTTTGGTAGGGTTTATATGGGGATGAATTTGGATTCAGGCGAGCTACTTGCTGTTAAGCAG GTTTCTGTTGTGGTGAATGTTGCTTCCAAGGATAAAACAcag GCTCACATCCGAGAGCTTGAGGAAGAGGTGAATCTACTAAAGAATCTTTCGCATCCGAACATTGTG AGGTACGTAGGAACTGCTAGAGAGGAAGACTCATTGAATATCTTCCTGGAATTTGTTAGTGGCGGGTCTATATCATCACTCCTTGGGAAATTTGGTTCCTTCCCTGAATCT GTGTTAAGAATGTATACGAAGCAAATATTATTGGGGTTGGAGTATCTCCACAAAAATGGTATTATGCACAGAGATATAAAG GGTGCAAATATCCTTGTTGATAATAAAGGACAAATTAGACTTGCAGATTTTGGCGCCTCCAAGAAAGTCGTGGAGCTG GCTACGATGACTGGTGCCAAATCAATGAAGGGTACCCCGTATTGGATGGCTCCCGAAGTTATTTTACAAACGGGCCATAgctt TTCTGCTGATATTTGGAGTGTTGGATGTACTGTTATCGAGATGGCAACTGGAAAGCCTCCATGGAGCCAACAATATCAGGAG GTTGCTGCTCTTTTTCATATCGGGACAACAAAAGCTCATCCGCCTATACCAGATCATCTATCTACTGAGGCAAAGGATTTCCTGTTAAAATGCCTTCAAAA GGAACCGGATTTCAGGCCTGATGCATCCGAGTTGCTGCAG CATCCATTTGTAATCGGGGAGTATAAGGAGACTCATTCCATCTTTCGTGCATCTGTTGTG AACACTCCTGTCAATCAAATACCAACGTCTAGAAAGGAACCTAGTAATCT CATTAACCGGGAGATGATAACACATGGTACAAACAGTGTGAGGTGTTCGACTATATACCCTGAGAAATATTCTGGTGGGCCCATGTGGGGATCAAGCCGATACGATGACGACATGTGTCAAATGGATGACAATGATCTCATGGCTGACTCATCTATGAATGTTGATTCATCTTTACTTTCTGATGCACCTAATAAG AGTTTTAATCCTATGATGGAACCTGATGATGACTGGACCTGCCAGTTTGATGCAAGCCCAGAAGTAGTGAAGAGTGAGACTAAATTATTTCCCGATCAAGTTTCTGAGATGGCTTCCGAGTGTGCGGGAGCGTTTGGCAATGCAGATAATGGCTTCACCTTTCCAAACGGGGTTTCGGGAGTTGAGGAGGATGAAGAATTAACTGAAATAAAGATAAGAGCTTTTCTTGATGAAAAG GCTTTAGAACTAAAAAAGATGCAAACTCCTCTTTATGAGGAATTTTACAACTCCTTGAATGCAGCAATTTCGCCCGTTTGGAACGAAAACAAAGAAAATTCATCGAACAACCTCAACTTACCTCCTAAAAGCAAGTCACCTAATAGATTTTTAAAAAAGAGGCTATCTTCAGCTGTTGATGTTTCCGATATCGGCAGCCCTGTTAATAATTCGAGACGTGGATCGCATATTACTTGTCTGTCGCCTCAGAAAGAAAACGTTGTTGATAGAGACACCATTAGTCCAAG TGCAAGTTTCTCCGAAAGGCAACGGAGATGGAAAGAAGAACTTGCTGAAGAACTTGAAAGAAAACGAG AGCTTTTGAGGCAAGCGGGCGTTGTAAAGACATCATCTCCAAAGGATCGGATGACGAATAATCGCCAAAAAAGATTTATGTTTCCGGATAATTGA